One window of the Sparus aurata chromosome 7, fSpaAur1.1, whole genome shotgun sequence genome contains the following:
- the l1cama gene encoding neural cell adhesion molecule L1.2 isoform X3 codes for MPQTQRQQVGSRGQCSSRLLPLLLFLLSLAAQPSRAVIHIPPNFKRPPVITTQPESVTVFSVEDLVMRCEANGNPSPTFRWTKDGQEFDPSSDPELNVSEDTGSSAFFTLSNTVDTLKQYQGKYVCYASNELGTAVSNEAILNTDAPPSQQKEKKVSVKAEEGNSIVLKCNPPQSSMQPIIHWMDWRLHHIELSDRVVVGKDGNLYFAHLTIGDSRNDYTCNVQYLATRTILAKEPITLNVSPSNSVLRNRRPHMMRPTGSHSSYHALRGQTIELECIVQGLPTPKVSWLRKDGELSETRTAKDMFDRRLRFSNISESDGGEYQCIAENSQGKATHTYIVTVEAAPYWTNEPVSQLYAPGETVKLDCKADGIPTPIISWTMNGITLSATDKDPRRSLTAGRSLILKDVNFGDTAIYQCQASNKHGTILVNANVFVIELPAQIMTEDMNMYTFTEGSKASLDCETFGSPKPKVIWESASLTPLLADPRVNLLTNGVLEISNITHDDEGRYTCSVQNSTLSISAELEVLNRTVILSPPQALKVQPGNTAAFTCLSLSDPKLGSPLIQWRKNDQKLFESHSDAKYTFAGPDLIIANVDESDEGMYTCQVITKLDMAEASNTLTLCDRPDPPALLQITDAKLRAVTLSWTPGDDHNSAVLEYVVEFEDQGSKERGWEELKRVSGNKKGASLPLWPYMSYRFRVIAINDVGKSDPSKPSETHNTLAEAPDSNPEDVRSESTDPDTLVITWEEMDKRDFNGPNFRYRVLWRRVVGSGPNWHTNYTTAPSFTVSDIGNFSAFEIKVQAVNEIGDGPEPDPFIGYSGEDVPLEAPMDVGVVLINSTTIRVTWAAVDKETVRGHLLGYKIYLTRTGSRAHHRNRRAREPESTVVVETGANEEQKVITDLRPYSHYALAVTVFNSKGEGPPSETLSFKTQEGVPGPPMSLMLDSPSETEMTLVWTPPGEPNGVLIGYLLQYQQIVESDDSPMQVETIDDPIVTHLTLKGLDRHSHYRFYLRGRTAAGDGEPIKREGATTLDGAPPANISLSVGENSVNLSWVAKKRHRNVSFQVHYLKKDDDSKWKMTEKVNSSQSFYQLQGLTPGSHYHLRFTYNNNTFWDTNIKTDGTGVTEMQPSFATQGWFIGVVSAVVLLLLILLILCFIKRSKGGKYSVKDKEEGPMDSEARPMKDETFGEYRSLESDLEEKRTASLPSLGEESKLCSEDNLDFNGSSAITTELNLDESLASQFSRPSEGPGDNSPLNPTTITPATNGMPNSVTILD; via the exons ATGCCTCAAACGCAGCGACAGCAGGTTGGCAGTAGGGGGCAGTGCTCCTCAcgcctcctccccctcctcctcttcctcctctccctcgccGCCCAGCCCAGCCGAGCAGTGATACACATACCCCCCAACT TCAAGAGGCCTCCGGTGATCACCACACAGCCGGAGTCTGTCACCGTCTTTAGTGTCGAGGACCTCGTCATGAGATGCGAAGCCAACGGCAACCCTTCGCCCAC TTTCCGATGGACCAAGGATGGACAGGAGTTTGACCCAAGCAGCGACCCGGAGCTGAACGTTTCTGAGGACACTGGCTCATCCGCGTTCTTCACACTCAGTAATACTGTGGACACCCTGAAGCAGTACCAAGGCAAATACGTCTGCTACGCGTCCAACGAGCTGGGGACTGCCGTCTCTAATGAGGCCATACTCAACACTGATG CTCCCCCGTCCcagcagaaagagaagaaagtcaGCGTGAAGGCTGAAGAGGGAAACAGTATTGTTCTGAAGTGTAACCCCCCACAGAGCTCCATGCAGCCTATCATCCACTGGATGGACTGGA ggCTACATCATATTGAGCTCAGTGACCGGGTGGTGGTGGGGAAGGATGGCAACCTATACTTTGCCCATTTGACAATTGGAGACAGCAGGAATGACTACACCTGCAACGTCCAGTACCTGGCAACACGCACCATTCTGGCCAAGGAGCCCATCACTCTCAATGTCAGCCCTT CCAACTCCGTACTGCGGAACAGGAGGCCCCACATGATGAGACCTACTGGAAGTCACAGCTCTTACCATGCCCTCAGGGGCCAGACCATTGAGCTTGAGTGCATCGTCCAAGGCCT tccAACTCCCAAAGTGTCGTGGCTGAGAAAGGATGGCGAGCTATCTGAAACTCGGACCGCCAAAGATATGTTCGACCGCCGCCTGCGCTTCAGCAATATCTCCGAGAGCGATGGGGGCGAGTACCAGTGTATAGCTGAGAACTCCCAGGGGAAGGCCACACACACTTATATTGTGACTGTGGAAG CGGCTCCCTACTGGACCAATGaaccagtcagtcagttatACGCCCCAGGTGAGACCGTCAAACTAGACTGCAAGGCGGACGGCATCCCCACTCCTATCATCAGCTGGACCATGAACGGCATCACCCTCTCAG caaCTGACAAGGACCCCAGACGTTCCCTGACAGCGGGCAGATCTCTGATCCTAAAGGACGTCAACTTCGGAGACACTGCTATCTACCAGTGCCAGGCCTCCAACAAGCATGGAACGATCCTCGTCAACGCCAATGTCTTTGTCATAG AGCTGCCTGCCCAGATCATGACTGAGGACATGAATATGTACACATTTACAGAGGGGTCGAAGGCTTCACTGGATTGTGAGACCTTTGGCTCTCCTAAACCTAAAGTCATATG GGAGAGCGCCAGTCTTACCCCCCTACTGGCGGACCCAAGAGTGAACCTGCTCACCAACGGGGTGCTGGAGATCTCGAATATCACCCACGACGACGAGGGCCGCTACACCTGCTCCGTGCAGAACAGCACTTTGTCTATCAGCGCCGAGCTGGAAGTGCTCA ACAGGACAGTGATCCTGTCACCTCCTCAGGCTCTGAAAGTGCAGCCTGGGAACACGGCTGctttcacctgtctgtccctctctgaCCCCAAACTCGGCTCTCCGCTAATTCAGTGGAGAAAGAATGATCAGAAGCTCTTCGAGTCCCACAGTGACGCAAA ATACACATTTGCAGGACCAGACCTGATAATAGCTAATGTGGACGAAAGTGATGAGGGCATGTACACCTGTCAGGTCATCACTAAGCTGGACATGGCTGAAGCCAGCAACACCCTCACTTTGTGTG ATCGTCCAGACCCTCCTGCCCTCCTCCAGATCACTGATGCTAAGCTTCGCGCAGTCACCCTCAGCTGGACTCCTGGAGATGACCACAACAGTGCCGTGCTAG AGTATGTGGTCGAGTTTGAGGACCAAGGTTCGAAGGAGAGAGGCTGGGAAGAGCTGAAGAGAGTCTCAGGAAACAAGAAGGGTGCTAGCCTCCCTCTGTGGCCCTACATGTCCTACCGTTTCCGGGTCATTGCCATCAATGATGTGGGCAAGAGTGACCCTAGCAAGCCATCGGAAACCCACAACACACTTGCTGAGG CTCCAGACAGTAACCCTGAAGATGTGAGGAGTGAGTCCACAGACCCAGACACTCTGGTTATCACCTGGGAG GAAATGGACAAACGTGACTTCAATGGACCCAACTTCAGGTACCGGGTGCTGTGGAGGCGAGTGGTGGGCAGCGGGCCTAACTGGCACACCAACTACACAACGGCACCATCGTTCACAGTCAGTGACATCGGCAACTTCTCTGCCTTTGAGATTAAAGTTCAGGCTGTCAATGAGATAGGGGACGGACCTGAGCCAGACCCCTTCATTGGCTACTCAGGAGAAgatg TTCCATTGGAGGCTCCCATGGATGTGGGTGTTGTGCTAATAAACAGCACTACCATCAGAGTGACCTGGGCAGCAGTGGATAAAGAGACGGTCAGAGGACACCTGCTGGGGTACAAG ATCTACTTGACCAGAACCGGCTCAAGGGCCCACCACAGAAACCGCAGGGCCAGGGAGCCGGAGAGCACCGTAGTGGTTGAGACTGGAGCTAATGAGGAGCAGAAGGTGATCACCGATCTCAGACCATACTCCCACTATGCCCTGGCTGTCACTGTATTCAACAGCAAGGGAGAGGGACCCCCATCTGAGACGCTGTCCTTCAAGACTCAAGAGGGAG TTCCTGGTCCTCCTATGTCCCTGATGCTGGACAGCCCCTCTGAGACTGAAATGACCCTTGTTTGGACGCCCCCTGGCGAGCCCAATGGAGTCCTCATTGGATATCTTCTGCAGTACCAACAGA TTGTGGAGAGTGATGACAGCCCCATGCAGGTGGAGACAATAGACGATCCCATTGTCACCCACCTCACCCTGAAGGGCCTGGACCGCCACAGCCACTACCGCTTCTACCTGAGGGGCCGCACTGCTGCAGGGGATGGAGAGCCCATCAAGAGGGAGGGCGCCACCACACTTGATGGAG CGCCTCCTGCCAACATCAGCCTGTCTGTTGGGGAAAACTCAGTCAATCTTAGCTGGGTGGCTAAGAAGAGACACAGGAATGTTAGCTTCCAGGTGCACTACCTCAAGAAAGATG ATGACAGTAAATGGAAGATGACGGAGAAGGTGAACTCCTCACAGTCTTTCTACCAACTCCAGGGCCTGACTCCGGGCTCTCATTATCATCTACGCTTCacctacaacaacaacaccttCTGGGACACCAACATCAAGACAGACGGAACAG GTGTGACAGAGATGCAGCCCAGCTTTGCCACGCAGGGCTGGTTCATCGGTGTTGTGAGCGCCgtcgtgctgctgctgcttataCTCCTCATCCTCTGCTTCATCAAGAGGAGTAAAGGGGGGAAGTATTCAG TGAAAGATAAAGAAGAGGGCCCGATGGACTCAGAAGCGCGGCCTATGAAGGATGAGACTTTTGGAGAGTACAG ATCTCTAGAAAG TGACCTCGAGGAGAAGCGCACAGCCAGCCTGCCGTCCCTGGGCGAGGAGAGCAAGCTATGCAGCGAGGACAACCTGGACTTCAACGGCAGCAGCGCCATCACCACGGAGCTCAACCTGGACGAGTCCCTGGCCAGCCAGTTCAGTCGGCCCAGCGAGGGGCCAGGAGACAACTCCCCGCTCAACCCCACCACAATCACTCCAGCCACCAATGGCATGCCCAACTCAGTCACCATCCTCGAttaa
- the l1cama gene encoding neural cell adhesion molecule L1.2 isoform X1, whose product MPQTQRQQVGSRGQCSSRLLPLLLFLLSLAAQPSRAVIHIPPNYHISDLKRPPVITTQPESVTVFSVEDLVMRCEANGNPSPTFRWTKDGQEFDPSSDPELNVSEDTGSSAFFTLSNTVDTLKQYQGKYVCYASNELGTAVSNEAILNTDAPPSQQKEKKVSVKAEEGNSIVLKCNPPQSSMQPIIHWMDWRLHHIELSDRVVVGKDGNLYFAHLTIGDSRNDYTCNVQYLATRTILAKEPITLNVSPSNSVLRNRRPHMMRPTGSHSSYHALRGQTIELECIVQGLPTPKVSWLRKDGELSETRTAKDMFDRRLRFSNISESDGGEYQCIAENSQGKATHTYIVTVEAAPYWTNEPVSQLYAPGETVKLDCKADGIPTPIISWTMNGITLSATDKDPRRSLTAGRSLILKDVNFGDTAIYQCQASNKHGTILVNANVFVIELPAQIMTEDMNMYTFTEGSKASLDCETFGSPKPKVIWESASLTPLLADPRVNLLTNGVLEISNITHDDEGRYTCSVQNSTLSISAELEVLNRTVILSPPQALKVQPGNTAAFTCLSLSDPKLGSPLIQWRKNDQKLFESHSDAKYTFAGPDLIIANVDESDEGMYTCQVITKLDMAEASNTLTLCDRPDPPALLQITDAKLRAVTLSWTPGDDHNSAVLEYVVEFEDQGSKERGWEELKRVSGNKKGASLPLWPYMSYRFRVIAINDVGKSDPSKPSETHNTLAEAPDSNPEDVRSESTDPDTLVITWEEMDKRDFNGPNFRYRVLWRRVVGSGPNWHTNYTTAPSFTVSDIGNFSAFEIKVQAVNEIGDGPEPDPFIGYSGEDVPLEAPMDVGVVLINSTTIRVTWAAVDKETVRGHLLGYKIYLTRTGSRAHHRNRRAREPESTVVVETGANEEQKVITDLRPYSHYALAVTVFNSKGEGPPSETLSFKTQEGVPGPPMSLMLDSPSETEMTLVWTPPGEPNGVLIGYLLQYQQIVESDDSPMQVETIDDPIVTHLTLKGLDRHSHYRFYLRGRTAAGDGEPIKREGATTLDGAPPANISLSVGENSVNLSWVAKKRHRNVSFQVHYLKKDDDSKWKMTEKVNSSQSFYQLQGLTPGSHYHLRFTYNNNTFWDTNIKTDGTGVTEMQPSFATQGWFIGVVSAVVLLLLILLILCFIKRSKGGKYSVKDKEEGPMDSEARPMKDETFGEYRSLESDLEEKRTASLPSLGEESKLCSEDNLDFNGSSAITTELNLDESLASQFSRPSEGPGDNSPLNPTTITPATNGMPNSVTILD is encoded by the exons ATGCCTCAAACGCAGCGACAGCAGGTTGGCAGTAGGGGGCAGTGCTCCTCAcgcctcctccccctcctcctcttcctcctctccctcgccGCCCAGCCCAGCCGAGCAGTGATACACATACCCCCCAACT ACCACATAAGTGATC TCAAGAGGCCTCCGGTGATCACCACACAGCCGGAGTCTGTCACCGTCTTTAGTGTCGAGGACCTCGTCATGAGATGCGAAGCCAACGGCAACCCTTCGCCCAC TTTCCGATGGACCAAGGATGGACAGGAGTTTGACCCAAGCAGCGACCCGGAGCTGAACGTTTCTGAGGACACTGGCTCATCCGCGTTCTTCACACTCAGTAATACTGTGGACACCCTGAAGCAGTACCAAGGCAAATACGTCTGCTACGCGTCCAACGAGCTGGGGACTGCCGTCTCTAATGAGGCCATACTCAACACTGATG CTCCCCCGTCCcagcagaaagagaagaaagtcaGCGTGAAGGCTGAAGAGGGAAACAGTATTGTTCTGAAGTGTAACCCCCCACAGAGCTCCATGCAGCCTATCATCCACTGGATGGACTGGA ggCTACATCATATTGAGCTCAGTGACCGGGTGGTGGTGGGGAAGGATGGCAACCTATACTTTGCCCATTTGACAATTGGAGACAGCAGGAATGACTACACCTGCAACGTCCAGTACCTGGCAACACGCACCATTCTGGCCAAGGAGCCCATCACTCTCAATGTCAGCCCTT CCAACTCCGTACTGCGGAACAGGAGGCCCCACATGATGAGACCTACTGGAAGTCACAGCTCTTACCATGCCCTCAGGGGCCAGACCATTGAGCTTGAGTGCATCGTCCAAGGCCT tccAACTCCCAAAGTGTCGTGGCTGAGAAAGGATGGCGAGCTATCTGAAACTCGGACCGCCAAAGATATGTTCGACCGCCGCCTGCGCTTCAGCAATATCTCCGAGAGCGATGGGGGCGAGTACCAGTGTATAGCTGAGAACTCCCAGGGGAAGGCCACACACACTTATATTGTGACTGTGGAAG CGGCTCCCTACTGGACCAATGaaccagtcagtcagttatACGCCCCAGGTGAGACCGTCAAACTAGACTGCAAGGCGGACGGCATCCCCACTCCTATCATCAGCTGGACCATGAACGGCATCACCCTCTCAG caaCTGACAAGGACCCCAGACGTTCCCTGACAGCGGGCAGATCTCTGATCCTAAAGGACGTCAACTTCGGAGACACTGCTATCTACCAGTGCCAGGCCTCCAACAAGCATGGAACGATCCTCGTCAACGCCAATGTCTTTGTCATAG AGCTGCCTGCCCAGATCATGACTGAGGACATGAATATGTACACATTTACAGAGGGGTCGAAGGCTTCACTGGATTGTGAGACCTTTGGCTCTCCTAAACCTAAAGTCATATG GGAGAGCGCCAGTCTTACCCCCCTACTGGCGGACCCAAGAGTGAACCTGCTCACCAACGGGGTGCTGGAGATCTCGAATATCACCCACGACGACGAGGGCCGCTACACCTGCTCCGTGCAGAACAGCACTTTGTCTATCAGCGCCGAGCTGGAAGTGCTCA ACAGGACAGTGATCCTGTCACCTCCTCAGGCTCTGAAAGTGCAGCCTGGGAACACGGCTGctttcacctgtctgtccctctctgaCCCCAAACTCGGCTCTCCGCTAATTCAGTGGAGAAAGAATGATCAGAAGCTCTTCGAGTCCCACAGTGACGCAAA ATACACATTTGCAGGACCAGACCTGATAATAGCTAATGTGGACGAAAGTGATGAGGGCATGTACACCTGTCAGGTCATCACTAAGCTGGACATGGCTGAAGCCAGCAACACCCTCACTTTGTGTG ATCGTCCAGACCCTCCTGCCCTCCTCCAGATCACTGATGCTAAGCTTCGCGCAGTCACCCTCAGCTGGACTCCTGGAGATGACCACAACAGTGCCGTGCTAG AGTATGTGGTCGAGTTTGAGGACCAAGGTTCGAAGGAGAGAGGCTGGGAAGAGCTGAAGAGAGTCTCAGGAAACAAGAAGGGTGCTAGCCTCCCTCTGTGGCCCTACATGTCCTACCGTTTCCGGGTCATTGCCATCAATGATGTGGGCAAGAGTGACCCTAGCAAGCCATCGGAAACCCACAACACACTTGCTGAGG CTCCAGACAGTAACCCTGAAGATGTGAGGAGTGAGTCCACAGACCCAGACACTCTGGTTATCACCTGGGAG GAAATGGACAAACGTGACTTCAATGGACCCAACTTCAGGTACCGGGTGCTGTGGAGGCGAGTGGTGGGCAGCGGGCCTAACTGGCACACCAACTACACAACGGCACCATCGTTCACAGTCAGTGACATCGGCAACTTCTCTGCCTTTGAGATTAAAGTTCAGGCTGTCAATGAGATAGGGGACGGACCTGAGCCAGACCCCTTCATTGGCTACTCAGGAGAAgatg TTCCATTGGAGGCTCCCATGGATGTGGGTGTTGTGCTAATAAACAGCACTACCATCAGAGTGACCTGGGCAGCAGTGGATAAAGAGACGGTCAGAGGACACCTGCTGGGGTACAAG ATCTACTTGACCAGAACCGGCTCAAGGGCCCACCACAGAAACCGCAGGGCCAGGGAGCCGGAGAGCACCGTAGTGGTTGAGACTGGAGCTAATGAGGAGCAGAAGGTGATCACCGATCTCAGACCATACTCCCACTATGCCCTGGCTGTCACTGTATTCAACAGCAAGGGAGAGGGACCCCCATCTGAGACGCTGTCCTTCAAGACTCAAGAGGGAG TTCCTGGTCCTCCTATGTCCCTGATGCTGGACAGCCCCTCTGAGACTGAAATGACCCTTGTTTGGACGCCCCCTGGCGAGCCCAATGGAGTCCTCATTGGATATCTTCTGCAGTACCAACAGA TTGTGGAGAGTGATGACAGCCCCATGCAGGTGGAGACAATAGACGATCCCATTGTCACCCACCTCACCCTGAAGGGCCTGGACCGCCACAGCCACTACCGCTTCTACCTGAGGGGCCGCACTGCTGCAGGGGATGGAGAGCCCATCAAGAGGGAGGGCGCCACCACACTTGATGGAG CGCCTCCTGCCAACATCAGCCTGTCTGTTGGGGAAAACTCAGTCAATCTTAGCTGGGTGGCTAAGAAGAGACACAGGAATGTTAGCTTCCAGGTGCACTACCTCAAGAAAGATG ATGACAGTAAATGGAAGATGACGGAGAAGGTGAACTCCTCACAGTCTTTCTACCAACTCCAGGGCCTGACTCCGGGCTCTCATTATCATCTACGCTTCacctacaacaacaacaccttCTGGGACACCAACATCAAGACAGACGGAACAG GTGTGACAGAGATGCAGCCCAGCTTTGCCACGCAGGGCTGGTTCATCGGTGTTGTGAGCGCCgtcgtgctgctgctgcttataCTCCTCATCCTCTGCTTCATCAAGAGGAGTAAAGGGGGGAAGTATTCAG TGAAAGATAAAGAAGAGGGCCCGATGGACTCAGAAGCGCGGCCTATGAAGGATGAGACTTTTGGAGAGTACAG ATCTCTAGAAAG TGACCTCGAGGAGAAGCGCACAGCCAGCCTGCCGTCCCTGGGCGAGGAGAGCAAGCTATGCAGCGAGGACAACCTGGACTTCAACGGCAGCAGCGCCATCACCACGGAGCTCAACCTGGACGAGTCCCTGGCCAGCCAGTTCAGTCGGCCCAGCGAGGGGCCAGGAGACAACTCCCCGCTCAACCCCACCACAATCACTCCAGCCACCAATGGCATGCCCAACTCAGTCACCATCCTCGAttaa